In one Lycium barbarum isolate Lr01 chromosome 7, ASM1917538v2, whole genome shotgun sequence genomic region, the following are encoded:
- the LOC132601434 gene encoding uncharacterized protein LOC132601434, whose amino-acid sequence MGHYVSAQVHSGGLNILNFFLWNKAAICKLLWAVAKKKERLWVLWIHAYYVKGDDFGQTPTPKQASWVVRKIFDARKWWADGVDWLGHLDNAVSAGKFSIQTIYKSLTPQFPKVSGKKLILAPGMIPRHQFILWLTMHKRLSTVDRIRKWGIHADPDCVLCSTNAEETHDHLFFECQYSKYIWQSLLTWIGIARQVGSWSGEVQWLVATIRPSKPKTLVLGTLFAATVYHIWTKRNYRGFQQKQQTKHKILKEIALQQHIVGRCKPKWSQVLDSLNCFPC is encoded by the coding sequence ATGGGACACTATGTGTCAGCCCAAGTCCACTCTGGTGGGTTGAATATCCTGAATTTCTTCTTGTGGAATAAAGCTGCTATCTGCAAATTGCTATGGGCTGTTGCAAAGAAAAAAGAGAGACTGTGGGTGCTATGGATTCATGCTTATTATGTGAAAGGTGATGATTTTGGGCAGACTCCGACCCCCAAGCAGGCTAGCTGGGTGGTTAGGAAAATATTTGACGCAAGGAAGTGGTGGGCTGATGGGGTGGATTGGTTGGGACACTTAGACAATGCTGTATCAGCCGGAAAGTTTAGTATCCAGACGATATACAAATCACTCACACCTCAGTTCCCTAAAGTATCTGGGAAGAAATTGATTCTGGCTCCAGGCATGATACCTAGACATCAATTTATTCTATGGTTAACTATGCACAAGAGACTATCTACAGTAGATAGGATCAGGAAGTGGGGGATTCATGCTGACCCTGATTGTGTGTTATGCTCCACTAATGCTGAGGAAACGCATGACCATCTGTTCTTTGAATGCCAATATTCCAAATACATCTGGCAGTCTCTCCTCACATGGATAGGCATAGCTAGACAGGTTGGATCATGGTCTGGAGAAGTGCAATGGCTTGTGGCAACCATCCGACCCAGTAAACCAAAGACCCTGGTGCTAGGAACTTTGTTTGCTGCTACTGTATACCACATCTGGACCAAGAGGAACTATAGAGGATTTCAACAGAAGCAGCAAACCAAGCACAAAATCCTCAAAGAGATAGCCCTGCAACAACATATTGTGGGGAGATGCAAGCCTAAATGGTCCCAAGTATTAGATAGTTTAAATTGTTTCCCATGTTAG
- the LOC132603337 gene encoding lariat debranching enzyme-like isoform X1, whose amino-acid sequence MRIAVEGCMHGDLDNVYATLLHLQEVQNIKIDLLLCCGDFQAVRNVKDLESLNVPPKYRSMNSFWKYYSGEKVAPFPTVFIGGNHEASNYLWELYYGGWAAPQIYFLGFAGVIKFGNIRIGGLSGIYKSHHYNQGHYEKLPYSQRDIRSIYHVREYDVHKLLQIEEPVDIFLSHDWPVGITDCGDLKALLRQKPFFEQEIKDRTLGSKPAAELLGKLRPSYWFSAHLHCKFSALVQHEKDGPSTKFLALDKCLPGRKFLQVIEIESGPGPHELQLDEEWLAITRKYNAALPLTIRSVNYNNVHLDIEQCRQFVRNKLRTRGSKPFEFVQTAPCYNPSQPVANGVFHGFYKNPQTEALLQFLELEYLLNKMPESSEPAASPASFISGCSSDYDSEDIPIDDVDGMEDFKEIDPEDA is encoded by the exons ATGAGGATAGCAGTAGAAGGGTGTATGCATGGAGACTTGGATAATGTCTACGCCACCTTATTGCATTTGCAAGAAGTTCAGAATATAAAGATTGATCTCCTTTTATGCTGCGGTGACTTTCAG GCTGTTAGGAATGTGAAGGATCTGGAAAGCTTAAATGTGCCACCTAAATACCGGAGCATGAACTCTTTCTGGAAGTATTACTCAGGAGAGAAAGTAGCACCATTTCCTACTGTATTTATCGGAGGAAACCACGAAGCATCCAATTACCTTTGGGAACT GTACTATGGAGGATGGGCAGCACCTCAGATATACTTCCTTGGATTTGCTGGAGTAATCAAGTTTGGCAACATTCGTATTGGTGGCCTTTCTGGAATTTATAAATCACACCATTACAATCAGG GGCACTATGAGAAGCTGCCTTATAGTCAACGGGATATTCGATCGATATATCATGTTCGTGAGTATGATGTCCACAAGCTCTTGCAAATTGAGGAACCAGTTGATATCTTTCTTTCACATGACTGGCCTGTTGGCATCACTGACTGTGGGGACTTGAAAGCTCTTCTTCGTCAAAAACCTTTTTTTGAGCAAGAG ATAAAGGATAGAACTCTGGGAAGCAAACCTGCTGCAGAATTACTGGGAAAGTTGAGGCCTTCTTACTGGTTTTCTGCACATCTGCACTGCAAATTTTCTGCTTTAGTTCAGCATGAGAAGGATGGTCCTTCCACAAAGTTTCTTGCCCTCGATAAGTGCCTCCCTGGTAGAAAGTTTTTGCAG GTTATTGAAATTGAGTCCGGACCAGGACCTCATGAACTTCAACTTGATGAAGAATGGTTGGCTATTACAAGAAAGTATAATGCTGCCTTGCCCTTGACAATCAGGAGTGTGAACTATAA TAATGTACATCTTGACATAGAACAGTGCCGCCAGTTTGTAAGAAATAAGCTGCGGACAAGAGGATCCAAGCCGTTTGAATTTGTTCAGACCGCACCATGCTACAATCCTTCTCAACCTGTTGCCAATGGTGTATTCCATG GTTTCTATAAAAACCCTCAGACAGAAGCTCTTTTGCAGTTCCTGGAACTTGAGTATCTTCTTAATAAAATGCCAGAATCAAGCGAGCCTGCTGCAAGTCCAGCCTCATTTATTTCAGGAT GTTCCTCTGATTACGATAGTGAAGATATACCCATAGATGATGTGGATGGTATGGAGGATTTCAAAGAGATTGACCCAGAAGATGCTTAA
- the LOC132603337 gene encoding lariat debranching enzyme-like isoform X2, with the protein MRIAVEGCMHGDLDNVYATLLHLQEVQNIKIDLLLCCGDFQAVRNVKDLESLNVPPKYRSMNSFWKYYSGEKVAPFPTVFIGGNHEASNYLWELYYGGWAAPQIYFLGFAGVIKFGNIRIGGLSGIYKSHHYNQGHYEKLPYSQRDIRSIYHVREYDVHKLLQIEEPVDIFLSHDWPVGITDCGDLKALLRQKPFFEQEIKDRTLGSKPAAELLGKLRPSYWFSAHLHCKFSALVQHEKDGPSTKFLALDKCLPGRKFLQVIEIESGPGPHELQLDEEWLAITRKYNAALPLTIRSVNYNNVHLDIEQCRQFVRNKLRTRGSKPFEFVQTAPCYNPSQPVANGVFHGFYKNPQTEALLQFLELEYLLNKMPESSEPAVPLITIVKIYP; encoded by the exons ATGAGGATAGCAGTAGAAGGGTGTATGCATGGAGACTTGGATAATGTCTACGCCACCTTATTGCATTTGCAAGAAGTTCAGAATATAAAGATTGATCTCCTTTTATGCTGCGGTGACTTTCAG GCTGTTAGGAATGTGAAGGATCTGGAAAGCTTAAATGTGCCACCTAAATACCGGAGCATGAACTCTTTCTGGAAGTATTACTCAGGAGAGAAAGTAGCACCATTTCCTACTGTATTTATCGGAGGAAACCACGAAGCATCCAATTACCTTTGGGAACT GTACTATGGAGGATGGGCAGCACCTCAGATATACTTCCTTGGATTTGCTGGAGTAATCAAGTTTGGCAACATTCGTATTGGTGGCCTTTCTGGAATTTATAAATCACACCATTACAATCAGG GGCACTATGAGAAGCTGCCTTATAGTCAACGGGATATTCGATCGATATATCATGTTCGTGAGTATGATGTCCACAAGCTCTTGCAAATTGAGGAACCAGTTGATATCTTTCTTTCACATGACTGGCCTGTTGGCATCACTGACTGTGGGGACTTGAAAGCTCTTCTTCGTCAAAAACCTTTTTTTGAGCAAGAG ATAAAGGATAGAACTCTGGGAAGCAAACCTGCTGCAGAATTACTGGGAAAGTTGAGGCCTTCTTACTGGTTTTCTGCACATCTGCACTGCAAATTTTCTGCTTTAGTTCAGCATGAGAAGGATGGTCCTTCCACAAAGTTTCTTGCCCTCGATAAGTGCCTCCCTGGTAGAAAGTTTTTGCAG GTTATTGAAATTGAGTCCGGACCAGGACCTCATGAACTTCAACTTGATGAAGAATGGTTGGCTATTACAAGAAAGTATAATGCTGCCTTGCCCTTGACAATCAGGAGTGTGAACTATAA TAATGTACATCTTGACATAGAACAGTGCCGCCAGTTTGTAAGAAATAAGCTGCGGACAAGAGGATCCAAGCCGTTTGAATTTGTTCAGACCGCACCATGCTACAATCCTTCTCAACCTGTTGCCAATGGTGTATTCCATG GTTTCTATAAAAACCCTCAGACAGAAGCTCTTTTGCAGTTCCTGGAACTTGAGTATCTTCTTAATAAAATGCCAGAATCAAGCGAGCCTGCT GTTCCTCTGATTACGATAGTGAAGATATACCCATAG